The following is a genomic window from Rhodoferax sp. PAMC 29310.
GTTTTGTGATGCGTACAAAACCGCCAAATTGTTGTAAGGCTCAGGCAACTCGGGGAAGTCTTCGGTCAACTTGGTGAAGGTGGCGATGGCTTCAGGGTGCTTGCCGGTATTGCGCAAAATTACACCCTTCAGGAACCGCATTTGCGGGTCATTGGGCTTGCCGGCCAGGTAAGCGTCAGCTTTGGTCATTGCCTCGGGGAATTTGCCGGATCGAACCAGTTGACCGACATCGCCATATTCGTCTGCGGATGCGCTGGCCGCGGCAAATGCAGCCACCAAAGCCGCGACGCGCAGGGCCGTGAAGAGGGGGGAGCGAGCGTAGTTCATTGAGATTTTTGATTCCTGCTGAGTGCTGTAGTCATGTCACCTCTCTGGGCTGGCACGGCTATATACTGATGTGGATTGTAGTTCAAGGGTGTTTGGCGGCACCCTCGGCAATTCCCCATTTATCCCCGGTCCTTGCCAAGACCGTTGCACGGCGGTTTACCCGATCGCGGTGTTCTAAATACTCATGAGTCTGCACATATACAACACGCTGTCGCGTGCCCTAGAGCCGTTTTCGCCATTGGAGCCGGGCCATGTCCGCATGTACGTCTGTGGCATGACGATTTATGACCTTTGCCACATTGGCCACGCCCGGATGATGATGGCCTTTGATGTGGCTCAGCGGTGGTTGAAAAGCAGTGACTACCGGGTGACTTACGTGCGCAATATCACTGATATTGACGACAAGATCATCAAAAGAGCACTAGAGCGGGGCATCACCATTCGAGCGTTGACTGACGAAATGATCGTGGCCATGCATGGCGACATCGCCCGCTTGGGCATTGAGCCTCCCTCGATTGAGCCGCGAGCGACTGAATACGTCCCCAAAATGCTAAGCCTGATCAGTCAGCTGGAAGCCAAAGGCTTGGCCTACAAGGCCGAGAGTGGTGATGTGAACTTCTCGGTCCGCAAGTTTCCCGGTTATGGCCGTTTGTCAGGCAAATCCTTGGACGAGTTGCGCGCCGGCGAGCGAGTGGCAGTTCAGGATGGCAAAGAAGACCCGTTGGACTTCGTTTTGTGGAAGGCAGCCAAGCCATCGGAGCCAGACGACGCCAAGTGGGACAGTCAGGCGGCGGGATTTGACTACGGTATAGGGCGCCCAGGTTGGCATATTGAGTGCTCAGCCATGAGCTGCGAGACTTTGGGTGAGACGTTTGATATTCATGGCGGCGGAGCTGATTTGCAGTTTCCCCACCATGAGAACGAAATTGCACAGAGCGAAGGGGCCAATGGGAAAACCATGGCCAGGTTCTGGATGCACAACGGTTTCGTTCGCGTTGACAACGAAAAGATGTCAAAAAGTTTGGGCAATTTCTTCACCATTCGTGAGGTCTTGAACAAGTTTGACGCTGAAACTGTTCGCTTCTTTTTGGTGCGTACCCACTATCGGACTGCCCTGAACTACAGCGATGTCCATCTTGACGATGCCCGCAGTTCGCTCAAGCGGATGTACACCGCTTTGCAACTGGTGTCGGCGGCTCCTGTGGACGCCGTTGATTGGGCCGATCCGTTCGCCAAGCGATTCAAAGCAGCCATGGATAACGACTTCGGGACGCCCGAAGCAGTGGCTGTGTTGTTTGATTTGGCATCTGAGGTCAATCGATCGAAGTCTGCGTCCTTGGCTGGGCTGCTGAAGGCACTGGGCGCGTGCCTCGGGTTGCTTCAGGGGGATCCGAATGCCTTCTTGACGGCGGGTGTTGGCGTTGATGAGGCACTGATCGTGTCAATGATTGCGGACCGGGCGCAGGCCAAAGCCGCCAAAGACTTTGCCGAAGCCGATCGGATTCGCCAGCACTTGTTAAGCAATGGCGTTGTCTTGAAAGACTCGCCCACCGGGACGACCTGGGAGGTGGCGTGAAAAGATCTTTGAATGAAATCAGCTTGTGCCGCCTATTGGGGAAGCAATGGTAGCTATTAAAAGTGTAGCGACTGACGCCGCAACTCCCTCCTATTGGGCAGAGGCCTGTAAGCATCTGGTCAAAAAGGACCGGGTCATGAAGCGATTGATTCCACAGTTTGGCGGCGCCTGTCTGCAAACCCGTGGAGATGCGTTCGTGACTTTGGCGCGCAGCATTGTGGGCCAGCAAATCTCAGTCAAAGCAGCCCAGGCAGTGTGGGACCGATTTGCGGTTTTGCCGACCCAGATTACCCCGGGTAATGTGCTTAAACTGAAGGTGGACGATATGCGTGGTGCCGGGTTGAGCGCACGCAAGGTAGAGTACCTGGTGGACTTGGCACTGCATTTTGACAATGGCGCTTTGCATGTGCAGGCGTGGGAAGCCATGAATGACGAG
Proteins encoded in this region:
- a CDS encoding DNA-3-methyladenine glycosylase; the protein is MVAIKSVATDAATPSYWAEACKHLVKKDRVMKRLIPQFGGACLQTRGDAFVTLARSIVGQQISVKAAQAVWDRFAVLPTQITPGNVLKLKVDDMRGAGLSARKVEYLVDLALHFDNGALHVQAWEAMNDEAIIDELVAIRGIGRWTAEMFLIFHMMRPNVLPLDDVGLIKGISQSYFSGDVVSRSDAREVAAAWAPYCSVATWYIWRSLDPLPVAY
- the cysS gene encoding cysteine--tRNA ligase, which produces MSLHIYNTLSRALEPFSPLEPGHVRMYVCGMTIYDLCHIGHARMMMAFDVAQRWLKSSDYRVTYVRNITDIDDKIIKRALERGITIRALTDEMIVAMHGDIARLGIEPPSIEPRATEYVPKMLSLISQLEAKGLAYKAESGDVNFSVRKFPGYGRLSGKSLDELRAGERVAVQDGKEDPLDFVLWKAAKPSEPDDAKWDSQAAGFDYGIGRPGWHIECSAMSCETLGETFDIHGGGADLQFPHHENEIAQSEGANGKTMARFWMHNGFVRVDNEKMSKSLGNFFTIREVLNKFDAETVRFFLVRTHYRTALNYSDVHLDDARSSLKRMYTALQLVSAAPVDAVDWADPFAKRFKAAMDNDFGTPEAVAVLFDLASEVNRSKSASLAGLLKALGACLGLLQGDPNAFLTAGVGVDEALIVSMIADRAQAKAAKDFAEADRIRQHLLSNGVVLKDSPTGTTWEVA